Proteins from a single region of Oryza brachyantha chromosome 6, ObraRS2, whole genome shotgun sequence:
- the LOC107304437 gene encoding uncharacterized protein LOC107304437, producing the protein MRAEESAPQPPPAGSRGRRRRPHHAHAHAHAHALLLLLALVALCVAHATLLFSNAATNLALASYVHESTDLLVRYRSIVRDVDVQENNSIPGESMNISPKDTEPSVKSTTQMIADTEPSVKSTAQMIADTEPSVKSTTQMIADTEPSVKSTAQMIADTEPSVKSTTQMIADTEPSVKSTAQMIADTEPSVKSTTQMIADTEPSVKSTAQMIADTEPSVKSTAHMVADTEPSTAQLMVAADEASKVTPLTSGVDHHVDIIDEEQQQQEEGHPEQHEEEDHFEEEEDDDCYEEEKEEAPKWRRSFVFPMDHVLYLGWSDNELTGRILSPEQAAEHEERLAQDDGGGGGVIRPEASGLTLSTYNRMPFFHAIYWSLPGHQDDLVPVKLRSISPEEMRTAAVVEDGESKEFKLPIDGVILYRPSPRHRRSSLHIVARDALEFAPISSPEKAVEGVLRRLNPLDPTFIHVIET; encoded by the exons ATGCGAGCGGAGGAAAGTGCCCCGCAGCCTCCCCCGGCGGGATCACgggggcgtcggcggcggcctcaccacgcccacgcccacgcccacgcccaTGCTCTCCTGCTTCTCCTTGCTCTCGTCGCGCTTTGCGTCGCACACGCCACGCTGCTCTTCTCCAACGCCGCCACAAACCTGGCGCTCGCATCCTACGTCCACGAGTCCACCGACCTGCTCGTCCGCTACCGCTCCA ttgtcCGTGATGTGGACGTGCAAGAAAACAACAGTATTCCAGGGGAATCGATGAACATATCGCCCAAAGATACCGAGCCATCCGTAAAGTCGACGACTCAGATGATTGCTGATACAGAGCCATCCGTGAAGTCGACGGCTCAGATGATTGCTGATACCGAGCCATCCGTCAAGTCGACGACTCAGATGATTGCTGATACAGAGCCATCCGTGAAGTCGACGGCTCAGATGATTGCTGATACCGAGCCATCCGTCAAGTCGACGACTCAGATGATTGCTGATACAGAGCCATCCGTGAAGTCGACGGCTCAGATGATTGCTGATACCGAGCCATCCGTCAAGTCGACGACTCAGATGATTGCTGATACAGAGCCATCCGTGAAGTCGACGGCTCAGATGATTGCTGATACCGAGCCATCCGTCAAGTCAACGGCTCATATGGTCGCTGATACAGAGCCATCGACGGCTCAGCTGATGGTTGCTGCAGACGAAGCTAGCAAAGTTACCCCCCTGACTTCTGGTGTTGATCATCACGTGGATATCATCGAT gaggagcagcagcagcaggaggagggtCACCCTGAACAACATGAGGAGGAAGACCACttcgaagaggaggaggatgatgaTTGCTAtgaagaggagaaagaagaggCGCCGAAGTGGCGGCGATCCTTCGTGTTCCCTATGGATCACGTTCTTTACCTCGGGTGGTCGGACAACGAACTCACCGGGCGCATCCTGTCGCCGGAGCAAGCAGCTGAGCATGAGGAGAGGCTGGCccaggacgacggcggcggcggcggcgtcatcCGGCCGGAGGCGTCCGGGCTGACGCTGTCTACCTACAACCGCATGCCCTTCTTCCACGCAATCTACTGGTCGCTCCCCGGCCACCAGGACGACCTCGTGCCGGTGAAGCTACGGTCGATCTCCCCGGAAGAGatgcggacggcggcggtggtggaggacgGGGAGAGCAAGGAGTTCAAGCTCCCCATTGACGGCGTGATCCTGTACCGGCCTAGCCCACGCCACCGGCGGTCGTCGCTGCACATCGTGGCACGGGACGCGCTAGAGTTTGCCCCGATATCCTCGCCGGA